From the Litorilinea aerophila genome, one window contains:
- a CDS encoding DegT/DnrJ/EryC1/StrS family aminotransferase — MIPTQLSLLPFLEHEQSPRPANFIPVYEPWLGDLELEYVTEAVRSSWISSLGKYVQQFEAQFARFCGVAHGISTSNGTTALHLALHALGIGPGDEVIVPALTFVASANAVHYTGATPVFADVDPVTWTLDPNDVARRITPRTRAIMPVHLYGHPAPMDAINELARAHNLWVVEDAAEAHGAAIRGRRTGGLGHVAAFSFFANKVITTGEGGMVTTNDEALANRCRMLRDHAMPPESRYWHNEVGFNYRLTNLQAAVGVAQMTRIEEFLRRKRTIAGLYQTGLADIPGITLPTEAPGYTNIFWMYSILVQKPYPLSRDELIVALRAEGIDSRPFFHPLDTLPPYRSAEPRPTALALSRVGLNLPSSPRLTDGQVAFICETIRKLAR; from the coding sequence ATGATACCGACCCAATTATCGCTGTTGCCTTTTCTGGAACATGAACAGTCGCCCCGGCCGGCCAACTTCATCCCGGTCTACGAACCCTGGCTGGGCGACCTGGAGTTGGAGTACGTCACCGAGGCGGTGCGCAGTAGCTGGATCAGCAGCCTGGGCAAATATGTCCAGCAGTTCGAGGCCCAGTTCGCCCGCTTCTGTGGCGTGGCCCATGGCATCTCCACCAGCAATGGCACCACCGCCCTCCACCTGGCCCTCCATGCCCTGGGCATTGGTCCGGGCGATGAGGTGATCGTCCCTGCCCTCACCTTCGTGGCCTCGGCCAATGCCGTCCACTACACGGGGGCCACGCCCGTCTTCGCCGACGTGGATCCCGTCACCTGGACCCTGGATCCCAACGATGTGGCCCGCCGCATCACCCCCCGGACCCGGGCCATCATGCCCGTGCACCTCTACGGCCACCCCGCGCCCATGGACGCCATCAACGAGTTGGCCCGGGCCCACAACCTGTGGGTGGTGGAGGACGCGGCCGAAGCCCACGGCGCGGCCATCCGCGGCCGGCGAACGGGGGGGCTGGGACATGTGGCTGCTTTCAGCTTCTTCGCCAACAAGGTCATCACCACCGGCGAGGGGGGGATGGTCACCACCAACGACGAGGCCCTGGCCAACCGCTGTCGCATGCTGCGGGACCACGCCATGCCGCCCGAAAGCCGCTATTGGCACAACGAAGTGGGCTTCAACTACCGCCTGACCAACCTGCAGGCAGCCGTCGGCGTGGCCCAGATGACCCGCATCGAGGAGTTCTTACGCCGCAAGCGGACCATCGCCGGCCTCTACCAGACCGGCCTGGCCGACATCCCAGGCATCACTCTGCCCACCGAGGCGCCCGGCTATACCAACATCTTTTGGATGTACTCCATTCTGGTTCAGAAGCCCTATCCCCTCAGTCGGGATGAACTCATCGTCGCCCTGCGGGCCGAGGGGATCGACAGCCGCCCCTTCTTCCATCCCCTGGACACCCTGCCGCCGTACCGGTCCGCCGAGCCGCGCCCCACCGCGCTGGCCCTGAGCCGGGTGGGGTTGAACCTGCCCAGTTCTCCGCGCCTGACCGACGGCCAGGTGGCGTTCATCTGCGAGACCATCCGCAAACTAGCCCGGTAA
- a CDS encoding glycosyltransferase family 39 protein: protein MARRRIRPSRSWSGAGVAMVLLLAAFALRLQELTRQDIWWDEARNIDVALRPFLHIATAPELDIHPPVYFWLLHLWGRLAGATPSLDPVHLAFLMRFLSVWAGVLGVALLFALARRVGSQEAAGMVLFLAAVSPFWLAESQETRMYTVGFALLLAAALALLAATEPARLRPPGWRGWVPVGLYALFSSLAFLTHYNAAFILVAWYVWWGLWTLFQEQPRQEWRRLLGSGLASLILVAPVTPIALRQIPTYANPNLVVPTVAEYLWQNWQAYLGGYAFTPERLAGLGPLWLWGVLVLVGVGLTRLSWGGRHIPFLVFWLLGGLSLYYIAVLDRGAFNVRYSSFVTPALYALMGLALARLGRLWRPLWPAVLLVLGVGLAAGVHGDLYDPRFAREDIRGVTAWLRETVQPGDVVFVDQKYPFGFYYGRYAIDPEVEPQGPEAAPARYLFVDINTVDQRLNQWAGEAERVFWVQWFESDTDPRRAVAFLLDKEGERAGEKWFQGYSIDWWQLAPPNHFELAPNLVPLQLRFAAAVETEAVSLPTRPLAPGEKIPVVLRWQRVPDGSVDRPLKARVALYDGEGARLAQSDQRLLNDRHLLPAEWTFTDRPLNVYMLEPPEIPPGRYELRLLVYDAETLEPLGLVDGAGNPLGLEGLLGEITVE, encoded by the coding sequence ATGGCTCGACGCAGGATCAGGCCATCCCGCTCCTGGTCGGGGGCAGGGGTGGCGATGGTGTTGTTGCTGGCGGCGTTTGCCCTGCGCCTCCAGGAGTTGACCCGCCAGGACATCTGGTGGGACGAGGCCCGCAACATCGACGTGGCCTTGCGCCCCTTTCTCCACATCGCCACTGCGCCCGAGCTGGACATCCATCCCCCCGTCTACTTTTGGCTGCTGCACCTGTGGGGCCGCCTGGCCGGCGCCACCCCCTCCCTGGATCCCGTACATCTGGCCTTCCTGATGCGTTTCCTGAGTGTCTGGGCCGGCGTGCTGGGAGTGGCCCTCCTCTTTGCCCTGGCCCGGCGGGTGGGCAGCCAGGAAGCTGCCGGGATGGTCCTCTTTTTGGCCGCGGTCTCCCCCTTTTGGCTGGCTGAAAGCCAGGAGACCCGCATGTACACCGTGGGCTTTGCCCTGCTCCTGGCCGCGGCCCTGGCCCTGCTGGCCGCCACCGAGCCGGCCCGACTCCGGCCGCCCGGCTGGCGGGGGTGGGTGCCTGTGGGGCTGTATGCCCTCTTCTCGTCTCTGGCCTTTCTGACCCACTACAACGCAGCCTTCATCCTGGTGGCCTGGTACGTCTGGTGGGGCCTGTGGACCCTCTTCCAGGAGCAGCCTCGACAGGAGTGGCGGCGCCTCCTGGGTAGCGGCCTGGCCAGCCTGATCCTGGTGGCGCCGGTGACCCCCATTGCCCTGCGCCAGATCCCCACCTACGCCAACCCGAACCTGGTGGTGCCCACCGTCGCCGAATACCTGTGGCAGAACTGGCAGGCCTACCTGGGCGGCTATGCCTTCACCCCGGAGCGCCTGGCCGGCTTGGGGCCGCTCTGGCTGTGGGGCGTCCTGGTGTTGGTGGGGGTCGGGCTGACCCGGCTCTCCTGGGGCGGGCGCCATATCCCCTTCCTGGTATTTTGGCTCCTGGGTGGACTGAGCCTATACTACATCGCAGTGTTGGATCGGGGCGCCTTCAACGTCCGCTACAGCAGTTTCGTCACCCCGGCCCTGTACGCGCTCATGGGGTTGGCCCTGGCCCGCCTGGGACGGCTCTGGCGTCCCCTATGGCCGGCCGTTCTGCTGGTGTTGGGAGTGGGCCTGGCTGCTGGCGTCCATGGGGACCTGTACGATCCCCGCTTTGCCCGGGAGGACATCCGCGGGGTGACTGCCTGGCTGCGGGAGACGGTCCAGCCGGGGGATGTGGTGTTTGTGGACCAGAAGTATCCCTTTGGTTTCTACTACGGGCGCTACGCCATCGACCCGGAGGTGGAGCCCCAGGGGCCGGAGGCTGCCCCTGCCCGCTATCTGTTCGTGGACATTAACACCGTGGACCAGCGCCTGAACCAGTGGGCAGGGGAGGCAGAGCGGGTCTTCTGGGTGCAGTGGTTCGAAAGCGACACCGATCCCCGCAGGGCCGTGGCGTTCCTGCTGGACAAGGAGGGCGAACGGGCCGGCGAAAAGTGGTTCCAGGGCTACTCCATCGACTGGTGGCAGCTCGCGCCGCCCAACCACTTTGAGCTGGCCCCCAACCTGGTACCCCTGCAACTTCGCTTCGCCGCCGCGGTGGAGACGGAAGCCGTCTCCCTGCCGACCCGGCCCCTGGCCCCCGGCGAGAAGATCCCCGTGGTGTTGCGCTGGCAGCGGGTGCCAGACGGCAGCGTGGACCGGCCCCTGAAGGCCCGGGTGGCCCTGTACGACGGCGAGGGTGCCCGGCTGGCCCAGAGCGACCAGCGGCTGCTCAACGACCGGCACCTGCTGCCGGCCGAGTGGACGTTTACCGACCGGCCCCTGAACGTCTACATGCTGGAGCCGCCGGAGATCCCGCCTGGCCGTTATGAGCTGCGTCTGCTGGTCTACGACGCGGAGACGCTGGAGCCCCTCGGCCTGGTGGACGGGGCCGGCAATCCCCTCGGCCTGGAAGGCCTGTTGGGGGAGATCACGGTCGAATGA
- the trxA gene encoding thioredoxin, producing the protein MAIDTVIHTNQYSIDRVLKAGVPVLLVFWRPDAKPSTELDPTLTDLAARFAGKAIIAKIHAGEEETLVRRYGVRALPTLVFVKNGEVVAQAEGAAQAGALEAWLRYLVEGGSRPALPSGPAVPLREPARTMAGASTGQPQPRPASRPTGQRQRPRQPAGQQPPANGKPVTLTDANFQQVINGPQPVLVDFWAPWCGPCNMVAPAVEQLAQEFQGRAVVGKLNVDENQRTAQQYQIMSIPALYIFKNGQVVDRLIGVQPLAALRQRLARHVN; encoded by the coding sequence ATGGCCATCGATACGGTCATTCATACCAATCAATATAGCATCGACCGGGTGCTGAAGGCCGGCGTGCCGGTCTTGCTGGTGTTCTGGCGCCCGGATGCCAAACCCAGCACCGAGCTGGATCCCACGTTGACGGATCTGGCCGCCCGCTTCGCGGGCAAGGCGATCATCGCCAAAATCCATGCCGGCGAGGAAGAGACCCTGGTGCGGCGCTACGGCGTACGCGCCCTGCCGACGCTGGTGTTCGTCAAGAACGGGGAAGTGGTCGCCCAGGCCGAGGGGGCCGCCCAGGCCGGGGCGTTGGAAGCCTGGCTGCGCTATCTGGTGGAGGGCGGCAGCCGCCCGGCCCTGCCCAGCGGACCGGCGGTGCCCCTGCGGGAGCCGGCCCGCACCATGGCGGGAGCCAGCACAGGCCAGCCACAGCCCAGGCCCGCCAGCCGGCCCACCGGGCAACGTCAACGCCCGCGGCAGCCCGCGGGCCAGCAGCCCCCGGCCAACGGCAAGCCGGTCACCCTGACCGACGCCAATTTCCAGCAGGTCATCAACGGGCCGCAGCCGGTCCTGGTGGACTTCTGGGCGCCCTGGTGTGGCCCCTGCAACATGGTGGCGCCCGCGGTCGAACAACTGGCCCAGGAGTTCCAGGGCCGGGCCGTGGTGGGCAAACTCAACGTGGACGAAAACCAGCGCACGGCCCAGCAGTATCAGATCATGAGCATCCCGGCGCTCTACATCTTCAAGAATGGCCAGGTGGTGGACCGGCTCATCGGCGTGCAGCCCCTGGCCGCCCTGCGCCAGCGCCTGGCTCGACATGTGAACTGA
- a CDS encoding DUF2905 domain-containing protein, giving the protein MAEMGRMLMWIGAMLFVIGLIFAFAGRIPGLGHLPGDIVYRRGNFTLYAPLGTMILLSILLTVVLNLVARWMR; this is encoded by the coding sequence ATGGCGGAAATGGGTCGCATGCTCATGTGGATCGGGGCCATGCTGTTTGTCATTGGCCTGATCTTTGCGTTCGCCGGTCGCATCCCCGGGCTGGGTCATCTGCCGGGAGACATCGTCTACCGGCGGGGGAACTTCACCCTCTACGCGCCCCTGGGTACCATGATCCTGCTGAGCATCCTGCTCACGGTGGTGCTCAACCTGGTGGCCCGGTGGATGCGCTGA
- a CDS encoding glycosyltransferase family 39 protein produces MSLRRARLSLLAILLLAFALRVWRLGAQELRGDEAFGYFFSLPSPVAIVEATLELEEPHPVASYVLAHYWLGMAGHSEFALRFLSTWFGTVAVALMAALGRRLALPAGTLLGATALLAISPYAIWHSQDARMYSMSLALTLAVTVAAVAWLRQPRWGRAIACVILGLLALHTHYFNAFVLVALNLYALLATWPWAHHRRRLLGWAGIQAGILAGTGPWLWAARHILAGYHGNGDSPPLPDLLRRSFSVFAVGEAGTPPAALGQQWLWAGLSLFLVLLGGVTLLRAWSAREERWRGWLLLLYLAVPLAAIAWSSRGRPIFNERYLVAAAPPFYLLLAAGLAGVTRLGAGRGSWPRLAAGLLAVLMVGGMVAGLYRYHTEPAYGKTRGWRLLAAALERFSAAMPPAAVRIVQNYPDPTLWYYYRGPVEHLVLPPAAHDRAGAQALVEILVEADVRRVLLPIQSAANWDPDGIAEAALQEAYSPVVRREIGNWPLVVYVRPPALTPLAVALDRGLTLAGFSAEPMALPPGGLLAVHLAWQRSAGAALQGSEKVSVQLLDGSGRLVAQDDRPLPTDALRADGAVVAAYGILIPDDLPSGSYTLIAGVYDPAVSGAPRLLTRDGEDRVALATVVVLPAE; encoded by the coding sequence ATGAGTCTCCGGCGGGCACGGCTTTCCCTGCTGGCGATCCTCCTCCTGGCCTTCGCCCTCCGGGTCTGGCGGCTGGGCGCCCAGGAGCTGCGGGGGGACGAGGCCTTTGGCTACTTTTTCAGCCTGCCCTCGCCTGTCGCCATTGTGGAGGCGACCCTGGAGCTGGAGGAGCCCCACCCGGTGGCCAGCTATGTGCTGGCCCACTACTGGCTGGGGATGGCTGGCCACAGCGAGTTTGCCCTCCGTTTCCTGAGCACCTGGTTTGGAACCGTGGCCGTGGCCCTGATGGCGGCGCTGGGCCGCCGGCTGGCGCTGCCTGCGGGGACGCTGCTGGGCGCCACAGCCCTGCTGGCCATCAGCCCCTATGCCATCTGGCACAGCCAGGACGCGCGCATGTACAGCATGAGCCTGGCCCTGACCCTGGCCGTCACCGTGGCCGCCGTGGCCTGGCTGCGACAGCCCCGGTGGGGCCGGGCCATAGCCTGTGTGATCCTCGGCCTGTTGGCCCTGCACACCCACTACTTCAACGCCTTCGTCCTGGTGGCCCTCAACCTGTACGCCCTGCTGGCAACCTGGCCCTGGGCGCACCACCGTCGCCGGTTGCTGGGCTGGGCCGGCATCCAAGCCGGCATCCTGGCCGGGACCGGGCCATGGCTCTGGGCGGCCCGCCACATCCTGGCCGGCTACCACGGCAACGGCGATTCGCCGCCCCTGCCGGATCTGCTGCGGCGCAGCTTCAGCGTCTTTGCCGTGGGGGAGGCAGGGACTCCTCCGGCCGCGCTGGGCCAGCAGTGGCTGTGGGCAGGGCTTAGTCTGTTCCTCGTCCTTCTGGGCGGGGTGACCCTGCTTCGGGCGTGGAGCGCCAGGGAGGAGCGGTGGCGCGGGTGGCTGTTGCTCCTCTACCTGGCTGTGCCCCTGGCCGCCATCGCCTGGAGTTCCCGGGGGCGGCCCATCTTCAATGAGCGCTATCTGGTGGCCGCGGCGCCGCCCTTCTACCTGCTCCTTGCGGCCGGGCTGGCCGGGGTAACTCGCCTGGGCGCAGGCCGGGGAAGCTGGCCCCGCCTGGCCGCAGGGCTACTGGCGGTGCTGATGGTGGGCGGCATGGTCGCCGGCCTCTACCGGTACCACACAGAGCCGGCCTACGGCAAGACCCGGGGCTGGCGCCTCCTGGCGGCCGCCCTGGAGCGCTTCAGCGCGGCCATGCCGCCTGCGGCTGTCCGCATTGTGCAGAACTATCCTGACCCCACCCTGTGGTACTACTACCGGGGGCCGGTGGAACATCTGGTGCTGCCCCCGGCTGCCCACGACCGGGCCGGTGCCCAGGCGCTGGTGGAAATCCTGGTGGAGGCGGACGTGCGCCGGGTGCTGTTGCCGATCCAGTCGGCGGCCAACTGGGATCCGGACGGCATTGCCGAGGCGGCCCTGCAGGAGGCGTACAGCCCGGTGGTGCGCCGGGAGATCGGCAACTGGCCCCTGGTCGTCTACGTGCGGCCACCGGCCCTGACCCCCCTGGCCGTGGCCCTGGATCGGGGGCTGACCCTGGCCGGCTTCAGCGCAGAGCCGATGGCCCTGCCTCCGGGTGGCCTGCTGGCCGTTCACCTGGCCTGGCAGCGCTCCGCCGGGGCGGCCTTGCAGGGCAGCGAAAAGGTCAGCGTCCAGCTCCTGGACGGCAGCGGGCGTCTGGTGGCCCAGGACGACCGGCCCTTGCCCACCGACGCCTTGCGCGCGGACGGGGCTGTGGTGGCCGCCTATGGTATACTGATACCCGACGATCTGCCGTCGGGTTCCTACACCCTGATCGCAGGGGTCTATGATCCCGCCGTGTCCGGTGCGCCCCGGCTGCTGACCCGGGATGGAGAGGACCGGGTGGCGCTGGCCACGGTGGTGGTTCTTCCAGCAGAGTAG
- a CDS encoding glycosyltransferase, which yields MPDTIPSEGAVDVSIVLPTYNERDNIGDLIEAIQQELAPHPWRYEILVMDDSSPDGTAQVVRERYGLAQAPDGSETGPVAAGQGRIRLYVRTRDRGLARSICDGLLRAQGNTLVVMDTDFNHDPAMIPQMVDLLRYYDLVIGSRFVMRGGMEDALRYRLSLLYNVFIRFLFHTQIQDNLSGFFAVRRERLLQLEPKFSRIFYGYGDYFIRLLLVAWRNNWKILEVPVFYILRRHGDSKTGFWRIFRDYTIAVIKLRIFGV from the coding sequence ATGCCTGATACCATACCATCGGAGGGCGCTGTGGACGTCTCCATTGTGCTGCCCACCTACAACGAGCGGGACAACATCGGCGACCTGATCGAGGCCATCCAGCAGGAGCTGGCACCCCACCCCTGGCGCTATGAGATCCTGGTGATGGACGACAGCAGCCCGGACGGTACGGCCCAGGTGGTGCGGGAGCGCTACGGGCTTGCCCAGGCGCCCGACGGCAGTGAAACCGGCCCCGTGGCCGCCGGGCAAGGGCGGATCCGCCTGTATGTGCGCACCCGGGACCGGGGCCTGGCCCGCTCCATCTGCGATGGCTTGCTGCGGGCCCAGGGGAATACCCTGGTGGTGATGGACACCGATTTCAACCACGATCCAGCCATGATCCCCCAGATGGTGGATCTGCTGCGCTACTACGACCTGGTGATCGGCAGCCGCTTTGTCATGCGGGGCGGCATGGAAGATGCCCTCCGCTATCGCCTGAGCCTGCTCTACAACGTCTTCATTCGCTTCCTCTTCCACACCCAAATCCAGGACAACCTGAGCGGCTTCTTCGCCGTGCGCCGGGAGCGTCTCCTGCAGCTGGAGCCCAAGTTTTCCCGCATCTTTTACGGCTACGGCGATTATTTCATCCGTCTGTTGTTGGTGGCCTGGCGCAACAACTGGAAGATTCTGGAGGTGCCGGTCTTTTACATCCTTCGTCGCCACGGGGACAGCAAGACCGGTTTCTGGCGCATCTTCCGGGATTACACCATCGCGGTGATCAAGCTTCGGATCTTCGGGGTGTGA
- a CDS encoding trypsin-like peptidase domain-containing protein: protein MPWDTNLINLRDMLAGLYWDVGEARRVAQEAGLNVLQISFQPKPINNWHNILTEAMNQGGDAIQAIIDVARKEYPRNEQLLDLAQRHALSAVRGPDIATELEWKVPEEGEHWEKIIGVQSTLLPIAFLEIGLQKARSVARVVRGDGDTGSGFLTEHNLLVTNHHVLPTAQEAHQARVEFNYQKTADGLDCPVSTFRLDPDSGFATAAEDDWTLVRILGDANAEWGALPLRPATPRKNDRVIIIQHPSGGPKQIAMYHNMVAYVDDRRIQYLTDTLPGSSGSPVFDHDWNVIAVHHSGGWLREPGSKQAFYRNEGIHINLVIQGMQRLLGTSSG, encoded by the coding sequence ATGCCCTGGGATACCAACCTGATCAATCTGCGGGACATGCTGGCCGGTCTCTACTGGGACGTGGGCGAGGCCCGCCGGGTGGCCCAGGAGGCGGGCCTGAATGTGCTCCAGATCAGCTTCCAGCCCAAGCCCATCAACAACTGGCACAACATCCTCACCGAGGCCATGAACCAGGGGGGCGATGCCATCCAGGCCATCATCGACGTGGCCCGCAAGGAGTACCCGCGGAACGAACAGCTGCTGGACCTGGCCCAGCGCCACGCCCTCTCCGCCGTCCGCGGGCCGGACATCGCCACCGAGCTGGAATGGAAGGTGCCCGAGGAGGGCGAACACTGGGAGAAGATCATCGGCGTCCAGAGCACCCTGCTGCCCATCGCCTTCCTGGAAATCGGGCTGCAGAAGGCTCGCTCCGTGGCGCGGGTGGTCCGGGGAGACGGCGACACCGGTTCCGGCTTCCTCACCGAACACAACCTGCTGGTGACCAACCACCACGTCCTGCCCACCGCCCAGGAGGCCCACCAGGCCCGGGTGGAATTCAACTACCAGAAGACCGCGGACGGGCTGGACTGTCCGGTCAGCACCTTCCGGTTGGATCCGGACAGCGGCTTCGCCACCGCTGCGGAGGATGACTGGACCCTGGTGCGCATCCTGGGCGACGCCAACGCCGAGTGGGGCGCGCTGCCCCTGCGTCCGGCCACCCCCCGCAAAAACGACCGGGTGATCATCATCCAGCATCCCAGCGGCGGCCCCAAACAGATCGCCATGTACCATAACATGGTCGCCTACGTGGACGACCGCCGCATCCAATATCTGACCGACACCCTGCCCGGCTCATCCGGTTCCCCCGTCTTCGACCACGACTGGAACGTGATCGCGGTCCACCACAGCGGCGGCTGGCTGCGGGAACCGGGCTCCAAACAGGCCTTCTACCGCAACGAAGGCATCCACATCAACCTGGTCATCCAGGGCATGCAGCGCCTGCTGGGCACCTCCTCCGGATGA